The following proteins are co-located in the uncultured Draconibacterium sp. genome:
- a CDS encoding type II CAAX endopeptidase family protein has protein sequence MIPENLSERKEAWKTIFVFLAIVTILSSLFHYAIVNLYPSRIYIGALMWCPAIAAMITLKLKGRSISSLNWNWGNWKYIRFSYFVPALYGIITYVFIWIFGLGKLANKEAITEWAKELGLTGIGTLNPTAIIIIAVILLGTVEVIRAAATTLGEEIGWRGFFIYELRKVLPFTGVALFSGIVWATWHWPVIVYYGDNVILELASFYVVIVSMSFIMTYYTFKSKSLWPAVLFHAVSNVYIQKILPELTLKNEGTEYWLGENGIMFALVTAVFGIYFWRKALKEKL, from the coding sequence ATGATACCTGAAAATTTATCGGAACGTAAAGAAGCCTGGAAAACAATTTTCGTTTTTCTTGCGATCGTTACAATTTTAAGCTCGCTTTTTCATTATGCCATTGTGAATTTGTATCCTTCGCGAATATACATTGGAGCTTTGATGTGGTGTCCTGCCATAGCCGCAATGATTACACTCAAACTAAAAGGACGTTCAATTTCATCCCTAAATTGGAATTGGGGAAATTGGAAATACATTCGATTCTCTTATTTTGTTCCTGCCTTGTACGGTATAATCACTTATGTATTCATCTGGATTTTCGGTTTAGGTAAATTAGCAAATAAAGAAGCAATAACAGAGTGGGCAAAGGAACTTGGACTGACTGGAATAGGGACATTAAATCCAACTGCGATAATAATCATTGCTGTTATCTTATTGGGAACTGTTGAAGTAATTCGGGCAGCTGCGACAACCTTAGGAGAAGAGATTGGATGGCGGGGATTTTTTATATACGAATTAAGAAAAGTGCTGCCCTTTACCGGTGTTGCACTTTTTAGTGGAATTGTTTGGGCGACCTGGCACTGGCCGGTAATTGTGTATTATGGCGATAATGTAATTCTTGAATTGGCGTCATTTTATGTGGTTATTGTATCCATGTCGTTTATAATGACCTACTACACTTTTAAGTCTAAAAGTCTTTGGCCGGCGGTATTGTTTCACGCAGTGAGCAATGTGTATATTCAAAAAATACTGCCTGAATTAACCCTTAAAAACGAAGGGACGGAATATTGGTTGGGCGAAAACGGAATTATGTTTGCACTGGTTACTGCTGTTTTTGGCATTTACTTTTGGCGAAAAGCACTTAAAGAAAAATTGTGA
- a CDS encoding alpha/beta hydrolase, whose amino-acid sequence MKTIVLFTLSIIFFVFTSCQKEGFYEGDHFFVKNAGAEMPVYVKGNVASGTFIVFLHGGPGGNASLPSFMPVSKELENDYAFAYWDQRGSGLSMGNPDKSTFTVEQFVADLDLVIETIRMRYNNPRIVFYGISWGGALGSAYLSTGNYQEKVDGFICMDSGHNLVEGLPKSVVFVKNYAQQQIDKGVDVDYWIEARDWCATVPDMTVVDNYFKYDAYLTNTNAYRFNPDQEVEGPEVGALGTMNSYLSLALFFNGQYLAERFNILKLNLSDDMERIKIPSLVIWGRHDGVNTIEMGFDAYNSIGRPDFTNKEMVILENSAHEGYMEEQGLFIATFREFVNSL is encoded by the coding sequence ATGAAAACCATAGTTTTATTTACTTTAAGCATCATCTTTTTCGTTTTTACCTCCTGCCAAAAAGAGGGTTTTTACGAAGGGGATCACTTTTTTGTTAAAAATGCGGGTGCTGAAATGCCTGTTTATGTAAAAGGAAACGTAGCATCCGGAACTTTCATTGTTTTTCTTCATGGTGGTCCCGGAGGAAACGCTTCGCTTCCTTCTTTTATGCCGGTTTCAAAGGAACTGGAAAACGATTATGCTTTCGCCTACTGGGACCAAAGAGGATCGGGGCTTTCCATGGGGAATCCAGACAAAAGTACCTTTACCGTTGAACAATTTGTAGCTGACCTAGACCTTGTAATCGAAACAATTAGGATGCGTTATAATAACCCACGAATTGTTTTTTATGGAATAAGTTGGGGAGGAGCTCTGGGGAGCGCTTATTTAAGCACCGGCAATTATCAGGAAAAGGTTGATGGTTTTATCTGCATGGATAGTGGACACAATCTGGTAGAGGGATTACCAAAATCGGTGGTATTTGTGAAAAACTATGCGCAACAACAAATTGACAAGGGAGTTGACGTTGATTACTGGATAGAAGCCCGTGATTGGTGCGCAACAGTTCCGGATATGACCGTTGTAGATAACTACTTTAAATACGATGCATATTTGACAAACACAAATGCCTATCGTTTTAATCCTGATCAGGAGGTTGAAGGACCGGAGGTTGGGGCTTTGGGAACAATGAATTCCTACCTTTCTCTGGCTCTGTTTTTTAATGGACAATACCTTGCTGAGCGATTTAATATCCTCAAGCTCAACCTTAGCGACGATATGGAAAGAATAAAAATCCCTTCCCTTGTGATTTGGGGAAGGCACGATGGGGTAAATACAATCGAGATGGGGTTTGACGCCTACAACAGCATTGGCAGACCGGATTTTACCAATAAGGAAATGGTGATTCTTGAAAATAGTGCCCATGAGGGATACATGGAAGAACAGGGTTTATTTATTGCAACATTTCGTGAATTCGTAAATAGTCTGTAA
- a CDS encoding PAS domain-containing sensor histidine kinase, with protein MRKTNNEQELLSENEKLKLELAKIKGKFSKTKSKLETLIAERKMFLSLTYAVPYGIYQIKVLADTKTSEEQWQNSVDAPFRVLFVNKRFCEILNIDKEAFIKTPGIIFDYINKEDKSDFAKKNAEANLKEIPFKWEGRFFVNEKIIYAHFESLPKKQRNGDINWTGILYDISERRRAEAEILEMNLELKKMNDEKDKLFSIIAHDLKSPFNSILGFSELLIEKIRNKDNEAIKEYSEIILNSSKKANQLIANLMEWSLLQSGRMNVFPEFFDINFEIDNVTNLFYEIARQKTITINKNTPKTTIAYGDKVMINTIIRNLVSNAIKFTRDGGAIIISAKKLKNEILISVIDTGEGIPPTSLHKLFSLVENISTHGTQNEKGTGLGLILCKEFIEKNNGKIWVESTQNVGSKFHFTVPNGSN; from the coding sequence ATGAGAAAAACAAATAATGAACAAGAACTTTTAAGTGAGAATGAAAAGCTAAAACTTGAATTAGCAAAAATAAAAGGGAAGTTCTCAAAGACAAAAAGTAAGCTTGAAACATTAATTGCAGAAAGAAAAATGTTTCTAAGTTTAACTTACGCAGTACCATATGGCATCTATCAAATAAAAGTGTTAGCGGATACCAAAACCAGTGAAGAGCAATGGCAAAACTCAGTTGATGCTCCTTTTCGCGTACTTTTTGTTAACAAACGTTTTTGTGAAATATTAAATATAGACAAAGAAGCTTTTATAAAAACCCCCGGAATAATTTTCGATTACATTAACAAAGAAGATAAATCCGATTTCGCAAAAAAGAATGCTGAAGCTAATTTAAAAGAAATCCCTTTTAAATGGGAAGGACGGTTTTTTGTTAATGAAAAAATTATTTATGCGCATTTTGAGTCATTACCAAAAAAGCAGAGAAATGGAGACATTAACTGGACAGGTATATTATATGATATATCTGAGCGTAGAAGAGCTGAGGCAGAAATACTCGAAATGAATTTAGAATTAAAAAAAATGAATGATGAAAAGGATAAACTATTTTCAATCATTGCGCACGATTTAAAAAGTCCGTTTAATTCAATTTTAGGATTTAGTGAACTTCTTATCGAAAAAATACGAAACAAAGACAACGAAGCAATTAAAGAATATTCAGAAATTATACTTAATTCATCAAAAAAAGCCAATCAGCTAATTGCTAATTTAATGGAATGGTCTCTTTTACAAAGCGGAAGGATGAATGTTTTTCCAGAATTCTTTGATATAAATTTTGAGATAGACAATGTGACTAATTTGTTTTATGAAATTGCAAGACAAAAGACAATTACAATAAATAAAAACACACCAAAAACAACCATTGCTTACGGTGACAAAGTAATGATAAACACAATCATACGCAATTTGGTTTCGAATGCGATTAAATTCACCCGGGATGGAGGAGCAATAATCATCTCAGCAAAAAAATTAAAAAATGAAATATTAATTTCAGTGATCGACACGGGTGAAGGCATTCCACCTACCTCATTACACAAATTATTTAGCTTAGTAGAAAATATCTCTACACATGGAACCCAAAATGAAAAAGGGACAGGGTTAGGATTAATCCTTTGTAAAGAATTTATTGAAAAAAATAATGGGAAAATCTGGGTGGAAAGCACACAAAATGTTGGTTCGAAATTCCATTTTACTGTTCCCAATGGAAGTAATTAA
- a CDS encoding BamA/TamA family outer membrane protein — translation MKTKIATLFLFVLFAAFTGNAQSDSVSVEVGKFYLSPLPIISSNPAFGFVYGAAASAGVYFGDPSTTSMSNGFLTGSYSTKKQLMFTFKTTMYSNNNDWMLMGDWRLFFSSQPTYGLGTGPQADDLTGIPELYEADSDISEGELMEFNLIRFHQTVLKQVKPNFFLGLGYHLDAHFDIKDQLLDLESEPQVLTNHYRYSVENGFDPEKYTTSGVSANVIYDSRDNVANPYTGRFAFASFRAIPKFLGSTKNATTLWLEYRDYFSLSELNPRNIFAFWTYGNFTTSGTLPYMNLPALGWDQMGRSGRAFPQGRFRGENLYYAEAEWRFPLTLLKRNPDLLGGVVFANMTTASNKADEVKLFNYVEPAAGLGLRIMIQKQSRANLTIDYGWGMNGEGAFYLNLNEYF, via the coding sequence ATGAAAACTAAAATTGCAACGCTCTTTTTATTCGTACTTTTTGCGGCTTTTACCGGCAATGCGCAGAGTGATTCTGTAAGTGTTGAAGTTGGAAAATTCTACCTCTCGCCATTACCAATTATCTCCTCAAATCCGGCATTTGGATTTGTCTACGGGGCAGCAGCCTCGGCGGGAGTTTATTTTGGCGATCCTTCCACTACTTCCATGTCGAATGGTTTTTTAACCGGATCGTATTCAACAAAAAAGCAGTTGATGTTTACTTTTAAAACAACCATGTATTCCAACAACAACGACTGGATGCTGATGGGAGACTGGCGTTTGTTCTTTTCGTCGCAACCTACCTACGGACTTGGTACAGGCCCGCAAGCCGATGATTTAACAGGCATACCTGAACTTTATGAAGCAGACTCTGATATCTCGGAGGGTGAGTTAATGGAGTTTAATCTCATTCGTTTTCATCAAACTGTTCTGAAACAAGTTAAACCTAATTTCTTTTTAGGACTTGGATACCACCTCGATGCACATTTCGACATAAAGGATCAACTGCTGGATCTGGAGAGTGAGCCTCAGGTGTTAACCAACCACTACCGCTACAGCGTCGAAAACGGTTTCGATCCCGAGAAATATACCACTTCAGGTGTTTCGGCCAATGTTATTTACGACAGCCGCGACAATGTGGCCAACCCTTATACAGGCAGGTTTGCCTTTGCTTCGTTCAGGGCCATTCCAAAGTTTCTGGGAAGTACAAAAAATGCCACAACTTTATGGCTCGAATACCGCGACTATTTTTCGCTAAGTGAATTAAATCCGCGGAATATTTTCGCTTTTTGGACCTATGGAAATTTTACAACAAGTGGTACTTTACCTTATATGAACCTTCCTGCTTTGGGTTGGGACCAAATGGGACGTTCGGGAAGAGCATTTCCACAGGGACGCTTTAGAGGGGAAAATTTATATTATGCCGAAGCAGAATGGCGTTTCCCTTTAACCCTGTTAAAAAGAAATCCGGATTTGTTGGGCGGCGTTGTTTTTGCAAATATGACCACTGCCTCTAACAAAGCCGATGAGGTAAAACTGTTTAACTATGTTGAACCCGCTGCCGGTTTAGGATTGCGGATAATGATTCAAAAACAATCGAGAGCCAACTTAACAATCGATTATGGATGGGGCATGAATGGCGAAGGCGCGTTTTACCTGAACCTGAACGAATACTTCTAA
- a CDS encoding RNA polymerase sigma-70 factor, translated as MKNQINITEKSYITALKNDDVAAFDKLFSDYGKRLYHFAFGYLKSKEDAEGVVQEVFLKIWRNRKQLNPDLSFKAYLFKIAYHQILELFDQLYRRNEYQHQLIEESIGFNDETNERLNYQILLEKVESLIQKLPSRQKEILLKRKKEGIPVKEIARQLDISPKTVENHLTEALKNIKKGLGEEELSSMLFFLLFVKD; from the coding sequence TTGAAAAATCAAATTAACATAACTGAAAAAAGCTATATCACTGCGTTAAAAAATGATGATGTGGCTGCCTTCGACAAGCTTTTTTCTGATTATGGTAAACGTTTATACCACTTTGCATTTGGCTACTTAAAATCGAAAGAAGATGCAGAAGGAGTTGTACAGGAAGTTTTTCTGAAAATCTGGAGGAACCGGAAACAGCTTAATCCCGACTTATCATTTAAAGCCTACCTTTTTAAAATTGCATATCATCAAATACTGGAACTTTTCGATCAGCTTTACCGCCGCAACGAATACCAGCACCAGTTAATTGAAGAGTCGATAGGTTTTAACGATGAAACCAACGAACGCTTAAATTATCAGATACTCCTTGAAAAGGTGGAATCGCTCATTCAGAAATTACCCTCTCGACAAAAAGAAATTTTACTTAAAAGAAAAAAAGAAGGTATTCCGGTAAAAGAAATTGCACGCCAACTGGATATTTCGCCTAAAACCGTTGAAAATCATCTGACCGAAGCTCTCAAAAATATTAAAAAGGGTTTGGGAGAGGAAGAATTGTCTTCGATGTTATTTTTTCTTCTGTTTGTAAAAGACTGA
- a CDS encoding FecR domain-containing protein, translated as MGLNPKILQRFFEGKYSRKDFLEIKTAFQQKQNEPELHTLLQKHWFDYKNEGLPSGDIDSILDKIHHQIQLEKPLKKTRFISTFQRIAAILIVPLLLSFLALAYFQLKTPKQEIALAQIQCPLGVRTKFVLPDGTSGFLNSGSTLEYPVIFTDERNVTLKGEAFFNVTPDKAHPFIVTTPHLATKVLGTQFNVIAYDNEQTEEIILKEGKVEVYSDQGQILETLQPDQKLVLNTKTRQYNKNKVEALQYVSWTEGKLVFRNENMKQVADRLGRWYNVEIEIVDQELLNYAFRATFIDEPLEEVLKLLAITAPLSYTEQTRETTSNNTYKTRKIKVYLDKKRLDAF; from the coding sequence ATGGGGCTAAATCCGAAAATACTTCAACGCTTTTTCGAGGGAAAATATTCAAGAAAAGACTTTTTAGAAATTAAAACTGCATTTCAACAAAAGCAGAATGAACCGGAATTGCATACACTTTTGCAAAAACATTGGTTTGATTACAAAAACGAAGGACTTCCTTCCGGCGATATTGATTCTATTTTAGATAAAATCCATCATCAAATACAACTCGAAAAACCGCTTAAAAAAACACGTTTTATAAGTACTTTCCAACGGATTGCCGCCATTTTGATCGTTCCCTTACTTCTCTCCTTTTTGGCATTGGCTTATTTTCAATTAAAAACACCAAAACAGGAAATTGCACTTGCCCAAATACAATGCCCGCTTGGAGTACGCACCAAATTTGTGCTTCCCGACGGAACAAGCGGATTCTTAAACAGTGGATCGACATTGGAATACCCGGTAATTTTTACGGATGAGCGGAATGTTACTTTAAAAGGAGAAGCTTTTTTTAACGTAACACCCGACAAAGCACATCCATTTATAGTTACTACTCCCCACCTGGCCACCAAAGTGCTGGGGACACAATTTAATGTTATTGCATACGACAACGAACAAACCGAAGAGATCATACTTAAAGAGGGTAAAGTTGAAGTGTATTCCGATCAGGGGCAAATACTGGAAACCCTGCAACCCGATCAGAAACTGGTGCTTAATACCAAAACACGGCAGTACAATAAAAACAAGGTAGAAGCCTTACAATATGTATCATGGACCGAGGGGAAACTGGTATTTCGTAACGAAAACATGAAACAGGTAGCCGATCGACTTGGAAGGTGGTACAATGTTGAAATTGAAATTGTAGATCAGGAATTACTAAACTATGCTTTTCGTGCCACGTTTATTGATGAACCACTGGAAGAAGTGCTTAAACTGCTGGCAATAACAGCGCCTCTTAGCTACACAGAGCAAACCCGCGAAACAACAAGTAATAACACATATAAAACAAGAAAAATTAAGGTGTACTTAGATAAGAAAAGGTTGGATGCCTTTTAA
- a CDS encoding SusC/RagA family TonB-linked outer membrane protein, which translates to MKKKWIRDAIHLAVKTKMWKIMRLSVIFLFLLISQVWAESGYSQQTKLTLKMENARVIDVLDEIENKSEFFFLLNQKLVDVERKVDVNAKEKSIDKILNNLFYETDVTYQVNDRLIILTTEKSDFYDGVSSQQKSISGKVSDENGEPLPGVTVFLKGTTQGTITNADGNYTITNIPSNATLVFSFVGMLTQEINVADQSEIHVTMKVDAIGLEEVVVTALGIKREQKALGYSVQQVDGESLQKVSGVDVGTSLTGKVAGVLVQNSSDFNVEPTFTIRGETDPLIVIDGVAYSNKKLNDIAAEDIESMTVLKGATASALYGFRGEKGAILITTKNGSTGNTGVSVDVTSSTMFNAGFLAIPEKQSIYGRGTAYIYDLNSDQSWGTFMDGSMQTQWDPITKEFRDYEYLPVGANNFENFLETGYITNNNVSVAFKGENVALRTSLNWTQNKGRYPNSKLDKYTYTLGGDINLDKFKLTSNMSYTKRESPNMGSNGYTSYDPMYTLLIWSSADFDIRQYKDNYWIKPGQLQNNHFGYDYEADKYRGKNQNNPYYDRYERTNEVSRDIFNADLTMSYDIAEWLKATVRSGLDFYIDRGQLRISQGSYTSSGNTGVPGNPYTWNGSRTGAYLTGKTQGFSINSDMLLTGNKSFLEKFDVEYLAGGTIFYDRNDNINAKTVGGISIPGYFSLNASVNPATVGESTVARQVNSLYGRLAFSWNKLIYLDLTGRNDWVSMLANPNVDESDRSYFYPSVSGSFVVSELLPESTQDWLDLLKVRGSWTRAKTAPSPYAINSVFSVYPGTWNDQNGASAPSALYLNSYSPNSYTTKEIGLQGMMFHKRLTVDVTYYSKYIFDILKQGPLSSASGYTGIYLNTDEERTNKGWEIALTGTPVKTKDLQWDINVNWSTYKQEYTKLDSLYTSNFGKPWVNVGDRTDAFVLKDYLRVPDGEYAGQQIYNTSGRVVRSSYDSLYGYSNPDWLWGISSSLRYKNFSLYMSFDGVVGGLLSTRTESYMWQSGVHPESVTEERALDVADPGSKNYVGEGVQVVSGSVTYDTNGNITSDTREYAPNDVASTYKQAAQDLHNTSAWGGSANPNDVYSRTFLKLRELSLTYTIPNTVLNNWAGGFIKNASVSFVGQNVLFWSKDWKYSDPDGGYEDFADPSVRYLGANIKLTF; encoded by the coding sequence ATGAAAAAAAAATGGATTCGTGACGCCATTCATTTGGCTGTCAAAACTAAAATGTGGAAAATTATGCGATTAAGTGTCATTTTTCTTTTCCTGCTGATCTCACAAGTGTGGGCAGAATCAGGATACTCCCAACAAACTAAACTGACCCTGAAAATGGAGAATGCCAGGGTAATCGATGTACTCGATGAGATTGAAAATAAAAGCGAGTTTTTTTTCCTGCTAAACCAGAAACTGGTAGATGTAGAACGCAAAGTTGATGTAAATGCAAAAGAAAAAAGCATCGACAAAATACTTAACAACCTGTTTTACGAAACCGATGTTACTTACCAGGTAAACGACCGTTTGATTATTTTAACCACTGAAAAATCGGATTTTTACGATGGAGTTAGTTCCCAGCAAAAATCGATTTCAGGAAAGGTAAGCGACGAAAATGGAGAGCCTTTGCCGGGTGTTACCGTTTTTCTGAAAGGTACTACACAGGGAACAATTACAAACGCCGACGGTAATTATACGATCACCAATATTCCTTCCAACGCAACTTTGGTATTTTCTTTTGTGGGAATGTTAACACAAGAAATAAACGTTGCCGACCAAAGCGAGATACATGTTACAATGAAGGTGGATGCCATCGGTCTGGAAGAGGTTGTTGTTACTGCGCTAGGTATAAAAAGAGAACAAAAAGCACTGGGTTATTCGGTACAGCAGGTTGACGGCGAAAGCTTACAAAAAGTTTCGGGTGTTGATGTGGGAACTTCACTTACCGGAAAAGTAGCCGGGGTTCTGGTTCAGAATTCATCCGACTTTAACGTGGAGCCAACTTTTACCATTCGTGGAGAAACCGATCCATTGATTGTGATCGACGGAGTTGCTTACTCGAATAAAAAACTGAACGACATTGCTGCCGAAGATATCGAATCGATGACCGTACTTAAAGGAGCCACAGCTTCTGCTCTTTACGGATTTAGAGGCGAAAAAGGAGCCATTCTGATTACCACCAAAAACGGTAGTACGGGCAATACCGGAGTATCGGTTGATGTTACTTCAAGCACCATGTTTAATGCAGGCTTTTTAGCAATTCCCGAAAAACAAAGCATTTACGGACGTGGTACCGCTTACATTTACGATTTAAACTCCGACCAGTCGTGGGGTACTTTTATGGATGGATCCATGCAAACACAATGGGATCCCATCACAAAAGAATTCAGAGATTACGAGTACCTGCCTGTTGGAGCAAACAACTTTGAAAACTTTTTGGAAACCGGTTACATCACAAACAATAATGTTAGTGTAGCTTTTAAAGGCGAAAACGTTGCGCTTCGAACTTCGTTAAACTGGACACAAAACAAGGGGCGTTATCCAAATTCGAAACTGGATAAATATACCTACACATTAGGTGGCGATATTAACCTTGATAAATTCAAACTTACCTCGAACATGTCGTATACCAAACGCGAATCGCCAAACATGGGTTCCAATGGTTACACCTCATACGATCCGATGTACACACTGTTGATCTGGTCTTCTGCCGATTTTGATATCCGCCAGTACAAAGACAACTATTGGATTAAACCGGGGCAGCTTCAGAACAACCATTTTGGATACGATTACGAGGCCGACAAATACCGGGGTAAAAACCAAAACAACCCATATTACGACCGGTATGAAAGGACAAACGAGGTATCGCGCGATATTTTTAATGCCGACTTAACCATGAGTTACGACATTGCCGAATGGTTAAAAGCAACCGTTCGTTCGGGTCTCGACTTTTACATCGACCGCGGACAACTCAGAATCTCGCAAGGATCGTACACATCTTCGGGGAATACAGGTGTTCCGGGAAATCCTTACACCTGGAACGGCAGCAGAACAGGAGCCTACTTAACCGGAAAAACGCAGGGATTTAGTATCAACAGCGACATGTTGCTCACCGGAAACAAAAGCTTTCTTGAGAAATTTGATGTGGAATACCTCGCCGGTGGTACAATATTTTACGACCGGAATGATAATATAAATGCAAAAACTGTTGGTGGTATTTCTATTCCGGGATATTTCTCGCTTAATGCGTCTGTAAATCCGGCAACAGTTGGTGAAAGCACGGTTGCCCGTCAAGTAAATTCATTGTACGGACGTCTGGCTTTTTCGTGGAATAAGTTAATTTATCTGGATTTAACAGGCCGTAACGACTGGGTTTCCATGTTGGCGAATCCAAATGTCGACGAGTCAGACCGTTCCTACTTCTATCCATCTGTTTCGGGCAGTTTTGTGGTTTCAGAATTATTGCCTGAATCAACTCAGGACTGGTTGGATCTGTTAAAAGTAAGAGGCTCGTGGACACGTGCAAAAACAGCTCCGTCTCCATATGCCATCAACAGTGTTTTTTCGGTTTATCCGGGCACCTGGAACGACCAAAACGGAGCTTCGGCACCGTCTGCACTGTATTTAAATTCCTACAGTCCAAACTCATATACAACAAAAGAAATTGGATTGCAGGGAATGATGTTCCACAAACGATTAACTGTTGATGTAACCTATTATTCAAAATACATTTTTGATATCCTAAAACAAGGGCCACTTTCATCGGCTTCAGGGTATACAGGTATTTACTTAAATACCGATGAAGAACGAACCAACAAAGGCTGGGAAATTGCCTTAACCGGTACACCCGTAAAAACAAAAGACTTACAGTGGGATATAAATGTAAACTGGTCGACCTATAAACAGGAATATACCAAGCTCGACTCGCTTTATACTTCCAACTTTGGAAAACCCTGGGTAAATGTTGGCGATCGTACCGATGCTTTCGTTCTGAAAGACTATCTGCGTGTTCCGGATGGAGAATATGCCGGGCAACAAATTTACAATACCAGCGGACGTGTGGTTCGAAGCAGCTACGATTCGCTGTACGGATACAGTAACCCTGACTGGTTATGGGGTATTTCTTCCAGTCTCCGCTACAAAAACTTTAGTTTATACATGTCGTTTGACGGTGTAGTTGGCGGTTTATTGAGCACCCGAACTGAAAGTTATATGTGGCAATCGGGAGTGCATCCCGAATCGGTAACCGAAGAAAGAGCTTTGGATGTTGCTGATCCCGGGTCGAAAAATTACGTTGGCGAAGGAGTTCAGGTGGTATCGGGCTCGGTTACCTACGATACAAATGGCAATATAACCAGTGATACTCGAGAATATGCACCGAATGATGTGGCTTCAACCTACAAACAAGCCGCACAGGACCTGCACAATACAAGTGCCTGGGGAGGCAGTGCCAATCCAAACGATGTATATTCCCGAACATTTCTGAAACTTCGTGAATTATCGCTAACCTACACCATTCCAAACACTGTATTAAACAACTGGGCAGGTGGTTTTATAAAAAATGCTTCGGTCAGTTTTGTAGGTCAAAATGTACTGTTCTGGTCAAAAGACTGGAAATATTCAGACCCGGATGGTGGATATGAAGATTTTGCAGACCCTTCTGTGAGATATCTCGGAGCTAATATTAAACTCACATTTTAA